The genomic DNA GTCCACCCAGCTGTCGCCGCTGAACTGCAGTGCCAACGCCGTGCCGGCAGCCACCGGCGGCTCGACCGCCGCAGGCCGTGGCACCGGCGTCAACGAGGCCATGTAGGGCTGGGCGGGCGGTCGCTGCGGCGTCGCAGCGGCCGTCGGTGCCGGTGCGGCATCGCGACCATCGGCAGGCGGCGCGACGGCCACCGTTGCCGGGATCACATCCAGGGAGGCCGTGTTGGGCCCCTGCCCGCCGCCATCCAGATGGCTGCGGGTAGCGAACCAGACCGGCACCGCGAGCGCTGCGGTGATGCCCACGTACAGGAGGCGTCGGCCCAGGCTTTCCGCGATGCGGCGCGCGCGCGGCGTATGGGTATGGCTGACCAAGGTAGGCGGCACGATCGGACCTACCTGGGCCTGTTCAAGCACCTGGCCCACGTCCACGCCCAGCAGCCGCGCATAGCTGCGCAGCTGGCCGCGGACGAACACCGGCGCGCCCAGACGCTGCCACTGCTCTTCCTCAAGCGAACGGACGACCTGCACAGGCATGTGCAGGCGCTTGGAGACCTCATCAAGTGTCAGTCCTGCCGCTTCACGGGCCTGGCGGAGGCGTTGGCCACAGCCGGCTGCCGTCTCGAAAGCGTTCACGGTCTGGTTGTCAGTCACTATGCTTCAACCCTTGGAATTGGGGTCCGCATCCTGCGGAAATTCCTGACGAATCCGCTGCTGGTAGCGTGCGGCGGCTGCCGCATCACCCAGTCGCGTCTCGATTTGCGACGCCAGTTGTAACACGGAAAGCGTTGACGGTGCAGCCGCGAGGCGGCGCTCCGAAAACGCACGCGCTTCCATGAAACGGCCATCGTCGTACGAAAGTTGCGCCATCGCGGTCAGCGCTTGGGCGTTTTTGGGCTCGCTGGCCAGCGATGCGCGCAGGTCACGCTGGGCGCGTTCACGCTGCCCGGCATCCAGGGCGCAGGCACCGGCGTTGGACAGCGCGATGGCCGGCGTGGCGTAGCCCGGCGCCACCAGCGCCCGGTCGAACCACGGCAGCGACTCCGCCGCCCGCCCCTGCTGGCACAACCACGCCGCGTAGTTGTTCAGCACATCGCCGCGCTCGGGAGCCAGCACGGTGGCCCGCTGCAGCAGCTGGCCGGTCTGTACGTTGTCGCCACGCCGCTGCGCTACGGCAGCCAGCAGCAGCAGCGCGTCAGGGCGTCCACTGTCCAGCTTGAGTGCCGAACGCGCGCGCTTTTCCGCCGCGTCCAGATTGCCGGCCCCGAGGTCGGCCCCAGCCAGCGTCACGTCGTTGTTGTATTGGTGCTGGCGTCGCACCTGTTCGCCGTCATGGGCTGTGTAGGTGGGCGCAACCGACATCTCGGCCTTGCCCATCTTCAATCCGCCCCCCTTGCTACCACCACCGCACCCCGCGAGCACCAGCGCGCACAGGGCAGCACCGGCGAGCAGGCGGTCAGGCCGCTGCATCGCGCCCGGTCCGTAAGTTCTCAAGCGCATCAAGGGTCTTGTTGAACTCGGCCTGGCGCCGCGTCCGGTCCATCACCTGCCCCTTCAACTGGCCACACGCCGCGTCGATGTCGTCACCGCGGGTACGGCGCACCATCGTCAGCACGTTGTTGTCCAGCAGGATGGTCTGGAAGGCGCGGATCTGCACATCGTCGGATCGCTCGTAACGC from Stenotrophomonas sp. 169 includes the following:
- a CDS encoding helix-turn-helix domain-containing protein, with the translated sequence MTDNQTVNAFETAAGCGQRLRQAREAAGLTLDEVSKRLHMPVQVVRSLEEEQWQRLGAPVFVRGQLRSYARLLGVDVGQVLEQAQVGPIVPPTLVSHTHTPRARRIAESLGRRLLYVGITAALAVPVWFATRSHLDGGGQGPNTASLDVIPATVAVAPPADGRDAAPAPTAAATPQRPPAQPYMASLTPVPRPAAVEPPVAAGTALALQFSGDSWVDITGPDGATVEKALIKAGQSRSFPAGQVSRIVLGNASQVQVQQNGTIIDLGPYQRANVARFTVSSDGSVVPVSN
- a CDS encoding tetratricopeptide repeat protein, with the translated sequence MGKAEMSVAPTYTAHDGEQVRRQHQYNNDVTLAGADLGAGNLDAAEKRARSALKLDSGRPDALLLLAAVAQRRGDNVQTGQLLQRATVLAPERGDVLNNYAAWLCQQGRAAESLPWFDRALVAPGYATPAIALSNAGACALDAGQRERAQRDLRASLASEPKNAQALTAMAQLSYDDGRFMEARAFSERRLAAAPSTLSVLQLASQIETRLGDAAAAARYQQRIRQEFPQDADPNSKG